In Paenibacillus guangzhouensis, a single window of DNA contains:
- a CDS encoding GNAT family N-acetyltransferase, whose amino-acid sequence MFPWLKARGQFYFEFSVADPETEAAMLALFSDKSIDREYEHTYQRSTIFSEERPTIHGAYAIHGIDEVFLKRIKTGQCKNSEMIRKRILGSWGSDEAFLSKGLAYAALHGDEVVAVIMGTSYYNQLLPIDIETAAVHQRQGLAHQLTLHYAEACARRGLIAHWNCMESNTGSWRTASKAGFTFLRKQYVYWFAI is encoded by the coding sequence TTGTTCCCTTGGCTCAAGGCACGTGGGCAGTTTTACTTCGAATTCTCCGTTGCCGATCCTGAGACCGAAGCAGCGATGCTTGCGCTATTCTCGGATAAGTCCATTGATCGGGAATATGAGCACACTTACCAAAGGTCTACAATTTTCAGTGAGGAACGGCCGACAATTCACGGAGCATATGCGATCCACGGTATTGATGAGGTATTTCTGAAAAGGATCAAGACGGGGCAATGCAAGAATAGCGAGATGATTCGCAAGCGAATCTTGGGATCATGGGGATCCGACGAAGCGTTCCTAAGCAAAGGACTAGCCTATGCCGCGTTACACGGAGATGAGGTTGTCGCCGTTATTATGGGTACGTCGTATTACAATCAACTGCTCCCGATTGATATTGAGACGGCAGCGGTTCATCAGCGCCAAGGACTGGCTCATCAACTGACGCTTCATTATGCAGAGGCCTGTGCACGTAGAGGCTTGATCGCACATTGGAATTGCATGGAATCGAATACCGGCTCATGGCGAACCGCCTCGAAGGCCGGGTTTACCTTCCTTCGCAAGCAATACGTCTATTGGTTCGCGATCTAA
- a CDS encoding YdeI/OmpD-associated family protein: MSKSIVEKLNLHKFEQTAVLYKPERSDYLSELAGYDTSLTEGAAYDLIFAFVLDMASLRTLVHRVIEQRHLKPGGYLFAAYPKKGNKVYPTFIHRDELLDGLGSDENGYVGTSSIKFARMVGLDDVFTVVGFKEDAKGKVKADQPSTKPSQRVDDYIALIPEIEQDLADTPELLAVYQGLTPGYRKDWARYVYSAKQDETKAARREEMKMILQAGYKSRELYRKDQSK, from the coding sequence ATGTCCAAATCTATCGTAGAGAAGTTGAATTTACATAAATTCGAGCAGACAGCGGTCTTGTATAAGCCGGAAAGAAGTGACTATTTATCGGAATTGGCAGGGTATGATACGTCGCTAACGGAGGGTGCCGCCTATGACCTTATTTTCGCCTTCGTGCTGGATATGGCGTCCTTGCGAACCTTGGTACACCGCGTCATTGAGCAGCGGCATCTGAAGCCGGGCGGTTATCTGTTCGCGGCATATCCGAAGAAGGGCAATAAGGTATATCCGACGTTCATTCATCGGGATGAGCTGTTAGATGGGCTAGGTAGTGACGAGAACGGCTATGTTGGGACAAGCTCCATTAAATTCGCGCGGATGGTGGGCCTCGATGATGTATTTACCGTTGTCGGGTTCAAAGAGGATGCGAAGGGCAAGGTCAAGGCAGATCAGCCTTCTACGAAACCAAGCCAACGCGTAGACGATTACATTGCCTTGATCCCGGAGATCGAGCAGGATCTCGCGGATACGCCGGAGCTGCTCGCCGTGTATCAAGGGCTGACGCCAGGATACCGCAAGGATTGGGCGCGTTACGTCTACAGCGCGAAGCAGGACGAGACGAAGGCAGCACGTCGCGAGGAGATGAAGATGATTCTTCAGGCGGGGTACAAGAGCCGCGAGCTGTATCGCAAAGACCAATCCAAATAA
- a CDS encoding acetyltransferase: MHTYTLVHKDNLTDNELSQILRVWEGSVRATHHFLKEEDIVSLIPLVREGVPHVEHLICLVDEQQEIQAFMGIHGDKIEMLFVSPDLRGKGMGRKLVTYALEEMNVQYVDVNEQNPQAVGFYEHVGFEVYERSELDDQGNPFPILRMTKARAAH, translated from the coding sequence ATGCATACCTATACACTTGTCCATAAGGATAACCTCACGGACAACGAATTGTCCCAAATTCTCCGCGTCTGGGAAGGATCGGTTCGAGCAACGCACCACTTCCTGAAGGAAGAAGACATTGTATCACTCATTCCACTCGTGCGTGAGGGGGTCCCTCATGTGGAGCATCTGATATGTCTTGTGGATGAACAGCAGGAGATTCAAGCCTTCATGGGCATTCATGGCGATAAAATTGAAATGCTGTTCGTATCGCCGGACCTGCGCGGGAAAGGCATGGGTAGGAAGCTCGTGACGTATGCACTGGAGGAAATGAACGTGCAATACGTGGATGTGAATGAACAGAATCCGCAAGCTGTAGGATTCTATGAACACGTCGGATTTGAAGTTTACGAACGTTCAGAGCTCGACGATCAGGGGAATCCTTTCCCAATCTTGCGGATGACAAAGGCTCGCGCTGCGCATTAA
- a CDS encoding FecCD family ABC transporter permease, whose amino-acid sequence MKKFITVRGPFYSFLMSRKVLAVSTLLFFVMLAVIVLSVGMGSVRIGVMDTISALFGQAKDSSHQVIIVNLRLPRIVVAMLVGAALAVSGAILQGMIRNPLASPDIIGISGGATLGAVIYFYFFAETTSIHMLPIGAVLGAFISTFVIYLMAWKKGVSPLKLVLIGIGMNAAFTSITYMLLISAPFVLAQKSLTFMTGSIYGTSWQNDVLPLLPWVLILMPAAMLHARHVNVQELGDDVAAGVGSSVQKHRLVLLILAVGLAGAAVAIGGAIAFIGLMAPHIARRLVGPAFGGVLPVSALIGALLLLLADFVGRTMFIPLDIPAGVFTAIIGAPFFVYLLYRHRKS is encoded by the coding sequence ATGAAGAAGTTCATCACGGTTCGAGGTCCGTTCTATTCTTTTCTTATGAGCCGCAAAGTATTAGCGGTAAGCACGTTATTGTTCTTCGTGATGCTGGCTGTCATTGTCTTAAGTGTTGGGATGGGATCTGTGCGAATCGGTGTTATGGATACGATCTCGGCCCTTTTCGGACAGGCGAAGGATAGCTCCCATCAGGTTATTATCGTCAATCTGCGCCTGCCGCGAATCGTTGTGGCGATGCTCGTCGGCGCTGCGCTAGCGGTATCTGGGGCCATTCTGCAAGGCATGATCCGCAATCCGCTTGCATCACCCGATATTATCGGTATTTCGGGCGGAGCAACGCTGGGTGCGGTCATCTATTTCTATTTCTTCGCGGAGACGACAAGCATTCATATGCTGCCGATTGGCGCCGTTCTCGGTGCGTTTATCTCTACATTTGTTATCTATTTGATGGCTTGGAAAAAAGGGGTGTCCCCGCTAAAGCTGGTATTGATCGGCATCGGAATGAATGCGGCATTTACGTCGATTACGTACATGCTCTTAATCTCGGCGCCGTTCGTGCTGGCACAGAAATCATTGACGTTCATGACGGGAAGCATCTACGGCACCTCTTGGCAGAATGACGTGCTGCCGCTGCTGCCTTGGGTTCTGATCTTGATGCCGGCAGCGATGCTACATGCACGGCATGTTAATGTGCAGGAGCTCGGTGATGATGTCGCCGCAGGGGTCGGGAGTTCGGTTCAGAAGCATCGACTGGTGCTGCTGATTCTCGCCGTTGGCCTTGCAGGCGCTGCTGTTGCCATTGGCGGAGCGATCGCCTTCATCGGTCTGATGGCGCCGCATATTGCGCGCCGGCTCGTCGGACCTGCCTTCGGTGGGGTACTCCCGGTATCGGCCTTGATCGGTGCGCTGCTGCTGCTGCTCGCCGATTTCGTCGGCAGAACGATGTTCATCCCGCTTGATATTCCGGCAGGTGTATTCACCGCGATTATCGGTGCGCCGTTCTTCGTCTACTTACTTTATCGTCATCGCAAATCATAA
- a CDS encoding Dph6-related ATP pyrophosphatase, producing the protein MTKATEWKTGANGRKFIASFSGGKDSVLALHQAMQVGEAIGLIVMLEEKGERSRSHGMPPEVIQAQADAIGLPVFTAASSWADYEAHYMELLATAKQHGAEALVTGDLDMPEHGCWHDKVTQNAGMKLGMPLWEMDHREAVETFIQLGFVTIIVTVNCKLGMTEDDLGRVLTLDYVKELVARGIDPCGEGGEFHTTVLDGPLFKQPIPVRQGEILRQEEYAFLPLTLDR; encoded by the coding sequence ATGACGAAAGCCACAGAGTGGAAAACAGGCGCGAATGGACGTAAATTCATCGCATCTTTTAGCGGAGGGAAAGATAGCGTCCTGGCGCTGCACCAAGCGATGCAGGTCGGAGAAGCCATTGGATTAATCGTCATGCTGGAGGAAAAGGGGGAGCGTTCGCGATCCCATGGGATGCCGCCGGAAGTTATTCAAGCGCAGGCTGATGCAATTGGTCTCCCGGTATTTACGGCAGCCTCCAGCTGGGCTGACTATGAAGCGCACTACATGGAACTGCTAGCAACAGCGAAGCAGCATGGCGCCGAGGCGCTTGTCACCGGTGATCTGGACATGCCGGAGCATGGTTGCTGGCATGACAAAGTCACGCAAAATGCCGGCATGAAGCTGGGCATGCCGCTATGGGAGATGGATCACCGCGAAGCGGTCGAGACATTCATCCAGCTCGGCTTCGTCACGATCATCGTGACGGTCAATTGCAAGCTCGGCATGACTGAAGACGATCTAGGACGCGTACTCACGCTCGATTATGTGAAGGAGCTCGTAGCACGAGGGATCGACCCTTGCGGTGAAGGCGGGGAATTCCACACCACCGTTCTCGATGGACCGCTGTTCAAGCAACCGATCCCCGTACGCCAAGGCGAGATTCTGCGCCAAGAGGAGTACGCATTTCTCCCGCTGACATTGGATCGATAA
- a CDS encoding DUF2306 domain-containing protein, giving the protein MQKTKTFLVFLCAILIVLYTVIQYGFFDVKFAGLVQFKLQNPDFHVTPWVYFLYAHIVTGALALLIGPFQIFRKQRDVKSRNLHRRLGMVYVISIFISGIVNIYLSLYATAGWVAQVGFIGLDLAWMMTTYMAVAKIMRQDIAAHRNWMLRSYALTFAAVMLRIYLGPLSLAFGDFELAYRVTAWLCWVPNLIIIEMVIRKRTLRNE; this is encoded by the coding sequence TTGCAAAAAACAAAAACGTTTCTCGTGTTTTTATGCGCCATTCTAATTGTCCTTTATACGGTAATTCAGTATGGATTCTTCGATGTCAAGTTCGCAGGATTGGTGCAGTTCAAGCTCCAGAACCCAGATTTCCATGTGACGCCCTGGGTCTATTTCTTGTATGCCCACATCGTGACAGGGGCGCTAGCGCTGCTGATTGGTCCTTTCCAGATCTTCCGTAAGCAGCGGGACGTGAAGTCTCGCAACCTGCACCGCCGCCTCGGGATGGTGTATGTCATTTCGATTTTCATAAGCGGGATCGTTAATATTTATCTGTCCTTGTATGCCACGGCGGGTTGGGTTGCGCAGGTTGGGTTCATTGGGCTCGATCTCGCCTGGATGATGACGACGTATATGGCTGTCGCGAAGATTATGCGGCAAGACATTGCTGCCCATCGGAATTGGATGCTCCGCAGCTATGCGCTCACATTTGCTGCAGTGATGCTGCGGATATACTTAGGGCCGCTAAGTCTCGCCTTCGGGGATTTCGAGCTTGCTTATCGTGTTACCGCATGGCTGTGCTGGGTGCCGAACTTGATCATCATCGAGATGGTCATTCGGAAGCGAACGTTAAGGAATGAGTAA
- a CDS encoding quinone oxidoreductase family protein, giving the protein MNMQAIRIHAYGGPEVMQLEELPIPTPAPGEALIRVQAASVNFLDLQHRRGDLVQQAFYKKKGGLNDNLPATIGSQCVGIVEALGSDDTRVKIGDRVICGGGGGTYATHVLAPANHLIPVPEELTLEQATAGLVQGFMAYALTHEAYPIKPGDWCLVHAAAGGVGLFLVQMAKIRGGRVIAVVSTEEKAQAVREAGADEVIISTQADFAKEARRIAEGRGVNVVYDGVGKDTFEGSLDSLAPRGYLELFGQASGFVPPLDLMTLQEKGSLYINRFSLLYFRDAWHDYAEHFVRWVQQGQVSVKIDRIYPLADAAQAHKTFEQRKISGRILLIP; this is encoded by the coding sequence ATGAACATGCAAGCTATTCGTATCCATGCTTATGGTGGTCCTGAAGTGATGCAACTCGAGGAATTGCCAATACCAACGCCCGCACCAGGCGAAGCCCTCATTCGCGTGCAAGCAGCTAGTGTGAATTTCCTTGATCTGCAGCATCGGCGCGGCGACCTTGTCCAGCAAGCTTTTTACAAGAAAAAGGGCGGCCTGAACGACAACCTCCCTGCTACGATCGGAAGCCAGTGTGTGGGCATTGTGGAAGCGCTCGGATCAGACGATACGCGCGTAAAAATAGGAGATCGTGTCATCTGTGGAGGTGGAGGCGGAACTTACGCGACGCATGTCCTAGCGCCTGCCAATCACCTTATTCCTGTTCCGGAAGAGCTAACGCTGGAGCAAGCGACAGCCGGGCTGGTTCAAGGCTTCATGGCCTATGCCTTAACACATGAGGCGTACCCCATTAAGCCAGGTGACTGGTGCCTAGTGCATGCTGCGGCGGGCGGTGTCGGACTCTTCCTCGTACAGATGGCCAAAATTCGCGGAGGCCGCGTTATTGCGGTCGTGTCGACCGAAGAAAAGGCTCAAGCCGTCAGAGAGGCAGGGGCTGATGAGGTTATTATCTCGACACAGGCGGATTTTGCGAAGGAAGCGCGTCGGATCGCAGAAGGCCGTGGCGTGAATGTCGTCTACGACGGCGTAGGTAAGGATACGTTCGAAGGAAGCCTCGACAGTCTGGCCCCACGCGGATATCTGGAGCTCTTCGGGCAAGCGAGCGGCTTCGTTCCTCCGCTCGATCTGATGACTCTGCAGGAGAAGGGCTCGCTCTACATTAATCGATTCTCGCTCCTATACTTCAGAGATGCGTGGCACGATTATGCAGAGCATTTCGTCAGATGGGTTCAGCAAGGCCAGGTATCCGTCAAAATTGACCGCATCTACCCGCTCGCGGACGCAGCCCAGGCTCATAAGACGTTCGAGCAGCGGAAGATTAGCGGACGAATCTTACTCATTCCTTAA
- a CDS encoding GNAT family N-acetyltransferase, producing MIRKLSQEELDTLLYTIEREQHFLYYSYLTNRRQHTVHYGQFTDGGELLGVLASFTGLPFNAFAVYAVQESFRMQSMLPFMQQELQLPEDAVGNFILTEEEIGLLAPQLTFVRPPKPLLLMKHTDSEAIPSEDQRVIRLGAGDYERIESRLAALNTMAFSREELKYPFFGVMDEQELVAVGGYHVYTGDYIELGNIGTDVSKRRQGLGRRICTELTRQGRAISPHVYLNVLEDNAAAIQLYRSLGYEVVCKQYITEFVM from the coding sequence ATGATTCGCAAGTTATCGCAGGAAGAGCTGGATACGCTATTGTACACGATAGAGAGAGAACAGCATTTTCTTTATTATTCTTATCTAACGAATCGCAGACAGCACACTGTTCATTATGGGCAGTTCACAGATGGAGGCGAGCTGCTTGGAGTTTTGGCATCCTTTACGGGATTACCATTCAACGCCTTTGCCGTATACGCTGTGCAGGAGTCCTTTCGAATGCAATCGATGTTGCCCTTCATGCAGCAGGAGCTTCAATTGCCAGAGGATGCCGTCGGCAACTTTATCCTCACGGAGGAGGAGATAGGGCTGCTCGCTCCTCAGCTCACTTTCGTTAGGCCTCCAAAGCCGCTGCTGCTTATGAAGCATACCGATAGCGAAGCGATACCGTCGGAGGATCAACGCGTTATACGACTTGGAGCAGGTGACTATGAGCGAATCGAGTCGAGGCTAGCAGCGCTGAACACGATGGCTTTCTCGCGTGAAGAGCTGAAGTACCCATTCTTTGGCGTCATGGATGAGCAGGAATTGGTCGCTGTGGGCGGGTACCACGTCTACACCGGGGATTATATCGAGCTCGGGAATATCGGTACGGACGTCTCGAAGCGAAGACAGGGGCTGGGCAGACGGATCTGTACCGAGCTGACAAGGCAGGGAAGAGCCATCTCGCCGCATGTGTATTTGAATGTGCTGGAGGACAATGCCGCCGCGATTCAGCTCTATCGCTCGCTTGGGTATGAAGTAGTCTGCAAGCAGTATATTACTGAATTTGTTATGTGA
- a CDS encoding ABC transporter substrate-binding protein: MRAKRHTSQLTKMFVLLCAVILVLTACGGQSGSESKAAEDKAQAADTTSYTIKHAMGETTIKGTPKRIVVLTNEGTEAVLALGIKPVGAVKSFTGDPWYDHIKADMEGVTVLGEESQPNIEMIASLKPDLILGNKMRQEKVYQQLSAIAPTVFSETLRGEWKANFSLYAEALGKKAEGEQVLADFDKKIDDFKAKAGDKLKEKVSVVRFMGGKTRIYLSDTFTGIIFKQIGIARPETNYKDTFVEEITKERIPEVDADMMLYFTYETGDNKGNKQAEEFMKDPLWQNLNVVKNKKAFKVDDAIFNTAGGVRAANLMVDELYNIYGLQK; encoded by the coding sequence ATGCGTGCCAAACGCCATACTTCTCAGTTAACCAAAATGTTTGTCCTATTATGCGCAGTAATTCTCGTGCTTACCGCTTGCGGCGGCCAATCTGGCTCCGAGTCGAAGGCTGCGGAAGACAAGGCGCAAGCAGCGGACACAACATCATATACAATTAAGCATGCCATGGGCGAGACGACGATTAAGGGAACACCGAAACGTATCGTGGTACTTACGAACGAAGGAACCGAAGCCGTACTAGCGCTCGGTATCAAGCCAGTGGGTGCGGTGAAATCTTTTACAGGCGACCCTTGGTATGATCACATCAAAGCCGACATGGAAGGCGTCACGGTACTCGGGGAAGAATCCCAGCCGAACATCGAAATGATCGCAAGCCTCAAACCAGACCTGATCCTGGGCAATAAAATGCGCCAAGAGAAAGTCTACCAACAGCTAAGCGCGATCGCGCCAACCGTATTCTCCGAGACGCTTCGCGGCGAATGGAAGGCGAACTTCTCCTTATATGCCGAAGCATTAGGCAAAAAAGCCGAAGGCGAGCAAGTGCTGGCGGATTTCGATAAGAAAATCGACGATTTCAAAGCCAAAGCTGGCGATAAGCTGAAAGAGAAAGTATCGGTTGTACGCTTCATGGGCGGCAAAACACGGATTTACCTCTCCGATACGTTCACAGGCATCATTTTCAAACAAATCGGAATTGCGCGTCCAGAAACGAACTACAAGGATACTTTCGTAGAGGAAATTACAAAAGAACGTATCCCGGAAGTCGATGCCGATATGATGCTCTACTTCACGTATGAGACAGGTGACAACAAAGGGAACAAACAAGCGGAAGAATTCATGAAAGACCCATTGTGGCAGAACCTGAATGTCGTGAAGAACAAGAAAGCATTCAAAGTCGATGATGCGATCTTCAACACGGCAGGAGGCGTTCGCGCGGCGAACCTGATGGTCGATGAACTCTACAACATTTATGGGTTACAAAAATAA
- a CDS encoding VOC family protein yields the protein MKVRRIVTNFATADITLAKSFYHDILGLELLMDHGWIATYGSPDEMGIQISFASQGGSNTTTPDLSIEVDDVDEAYVRMKESGFQIEYGPADEPWGVRRFYVRDPFGKLINILAHH from the coding sequence ATGAAGGTCCGCCGAATTGTTACCAATTTTGCCACAGCAGACATTACGCTCGCCAAATCCTTCTACCACGATATACTCGGGCTTGAACTCCTCATGGATCACGGCTGGATTGCCACGTATGGATCGCCGGATGAGATGGGAATCCAGATCAGCTTTGCATCACAAGGCGGCTCCAATACGACAACCCCGGATCTGTCCATTGAAGTGGATGATGTCGATGAAGCGTACGTGCGCATGAAGGAATCCGGGTTCCAGATCGAATATGGTCCCGCGGACGAACCTTGGGGTGTACGCCGCTTCTATGTTCGAGACCCCTTCGGCAAACTCATCAACATCCTCGCGCATCACTAA
- a CDS encoding stalk domain-containing protein, producing MKKKPHTLLLLLAASMLFSAPAQAAAAQLEQATAQPISMFMDGRQLQSETPPVVVNGSTLVPIRGIFEAQGAKLSWNDASKTVTATKGSTTLTYRLGDTTALLDGQTLLLSVPGQITNGFSLVPLRFVSEALGSTVKWEPNTKSIWITSPVEYETSIAQGVNLRTTPDSQNDTNSLGLLPVGEKVHVIREVNALWLEVQTKNNQTGYISAKPKYTDYSSPALIQKQGSELIAAGSKYLGTPYEFGATSDQTKTFDCSSFVKRVFGDTLSIELPRVSYDQAKVGKEVKLDDLRVGDLLFFTARKLDIGHVAIYAGNNQILHTYSKEKGVHFEAFEGQWKKRFVTARRVF from the coding sequence ATGAAGAAGAAACCACATACACTCCTCTTACTGCTAGCCGCATCGATGCTCTTTTCAGCTCCTGCGCAAGCAGCAGCGGCACAGCTGGAACAAGCGACAGCGCAGCCTATATCCATGTTCATGGATGGTCGCCAGCTCCAATCGGAGACGCCTCCAGTCGTCGTCAATGGCTCAACCTTGGTACCCATACGCGGGATATTCGAAGCGCAAGGTGCCAAGCTATCCTGGAATGATGCCAGCAAGACCGTAACAGCAACGAAAGGAAGCACGACCCTTACTTATAGGCTCGGAGATACAACAGCCCTTCTGGATGGCCAGACCCTACTCCTATCGGTTCCAGGTCAGATTACGAACGGGTTCTCCTTAGTTCCGCTGCGATTCGTGAGCGAGGCGCTTGGTAGCACCGTCAAGTGGGAGCCAAACACCAAATCCATCTGGATCACCTCTCCCGTCGAATATGAGACTTCGATCGCGCAAGGTGTTAATCTTCGAACGACGCCAGATTCTCAGAATGATACCAATTCACTAGGCCTGCTGCCTGTCGGAGAGAAAGTCCATGTCATCCGTGAGGTAAATGCGCTTTGGCTAGAAGTTCAGACGAAGAATAATCAAACCGGGTACATATCAGCCAAACCCAAATATACCGATTACTCCAGCCCTGCCTTAATTCAGAAGCAAGGCAGCGAGTTAATCGCAGCCGGCTCGAAATATCTAGGCACACCGTACGAGTTCGGCGCTACAAGCGACCAGACGAAGACGTTCGACTGCTCTTCTTTTGTGAAGCGTGTATTCGGGGATACGTTGTCGATCGAGCTCCCTCGCGTGTCGTATGATCAAGCTAAAGTCGGCAAAGAAGTCAAGCTCGACGATCTCCGTGTAGGCGACTTGCTCTTCTTCACTGCGCGTAAGCTTGACATCGGCCACGTGGCGATCTATGCCGGGAACAATCAAATTCTGCATACGTACTCGAAGGAAAAAGGCGTACACTTCGAAGCGTTCGAAGGACAATGGAAGAAGCGGTTCGTCACCGCGAGACGCGTATTCTAA
- a CDS encoding FecCD family ABC transporter permease has protein sequence MNRGILTTPYKIAGLFVLVGLVAVAMICSVLFGVTQISFHTVIESYTAFNGSNEHLIIQNTRVPRALIAASVGAALAVAGAYMQGLTRNPLASPSILGVNSGAAFFIIATYAIFSDISLNVLTWVAFLGAAVAVVIVYILGSLGRDGMTPIKITLAGSAMTAFFASLTQGIQLTSGKAFEQTLFWLVGSVADRDLNMLTAVFPYMAIGLILALFMAGQMNVLSMGEDVAIGLGQRTAVIKVIAVIIILLLAGGSVAVAGPIAFVGIIIPHISRYFVGTDYKWVIPYSIFLGALLLLVGDIGSRFIVMPKEVPVGVMTAIVGVPFFVYIARRGVDAK, from the coding sequence ATGAATAGAGGAATTTTGACCACCCCTTATAAAATAGCAGGACTGTTCGTCTTAGTAGGACTCGTTGCTGTGGCGATGATTTGCAGTGTATTGTTCGGCGTAACGCAAATTTCGTTCCACACGGTGATCGAGTCTTATACAGCATTTAACGGCTCGAATGAGCATCTCATTATTCAGAATACTCGGGTGCCCCGGGCGCTCATTGCGGCTTCGGTCGGCGCTGCGCTTGCGGTTGCGGGCGCCTACATGCAAGGTCTGACACGAAACCCCTTGGCTTCGCCAAGTATTCTTGGGGTCAATTCGGGTGCAGCCTTTTTTATTATTGCGACCTATGCAATATTCTCGGACATCTCGTTGAATGTGCTGACGTGGGTAGCATTCTTGGGCGCTGCGGTTGCAGTCGTCATCGTCTATATTCTAGGTTCCCTCGGCAGGGACGGCATGACGCCGATTAAGATTACGCTCGCAGGCTCAGCGATGACGGCCTTCTTCGCCTCTTTAACGCAAGGCATTCAATTAACGAGCGGCAAGGCGTTCGAGCAGACGTTGTTCTGGTTGGTCGGTTCGGTCGCAGACCGTGATCTGAATATGCTGACGGCTGTATTTCCTTATATGGCGATCGGCCTCATATTGGCGTTGTTCATGGCGGGACAGATGAATGTGCTCAGCATGGGTGAGGATGTCGCGATTGGTCTTGGCCAACGTACGGCGGTCATTAAGGTGATAGCGGTCATCATTATTCTGCTGCTGGCAGGGGGATCTGTTGCGGTTGCGGGACCGATTGCTTTCGTAGGGATTATTATTCCTCATATTTCTCGCTATTTTGTGGGAACCGATTATAAATGGGTGATTCCATATAGTATATTTTTGGGCGCACTCCTTCTGTTGGTGGGAGACATTGGCTCTAGATTTATTGTGATGCCGAAGGAAGTGCCTGTCGGTGTCATGACCGCGATCGTCGGCGTTCCTTTCTTTGTGTACATTGCGCGCAGAGGAGTGGATGCGAAATGA
- a CDS encoding ABC transporter ATP-binding protein has protein sequence MIAMETKDLSLAYGEAIIFNELNFAIPKGEITVFVGSNGCGKSTLLRSLARLIKPKDGAVLLDGSEIAKLSTKEVARRLAILPQGPIAPEGLTVLQLVKQGRYPYQSWLRQWSQEDEDMVRQALDATSMTPFAERTVDSLSGGQRQRAWIALTLAQGTDTILLDEPTTYLDLTHQIDVLDLLYELNEREHRTIIMVLHDINLACRYAHHMVAIKDNRIWAAGKPEEIVNADLMSSVFGMECVISQDPLFGTPMVIPHGRGRKPLEV, from the coding sequence ATGATCGCTATGGAAACGAAGGATCTGAGTCTTGCGTATGGTGAGGCGATAATATTTAACGAATTGAATTTTGCCATTCCGAAAGGCGAGATCACGGTCTTCGTCGGCAGCAACGGCTGCGGGAAGTCAACGCTGCTGCGCTCCCTCGCTCGTCTAATAAAACCGAAAGACGGGGCGGTCCTGTTAGACGGCAGTGAGATTGCCAAACTGTCCACGAAGGAAGTGGCAAGGCGTCTAGCGATCCTGCCTCAAGGCCCGATTGCCCCGGAAGGGCTGACGGTGCTGCAGCTGGTCAAGCAAGGGAGATACCCGTATCAATCCTGGCTGCGTCAATGGTCACAGGAAGATGAGGATATGGTAAGGCAGGCGCTGGATGCGACAAGTATGACGCCATTCGCGGAGCGGACGGTAGATTCTTTATCCGGGGGACAACGGCAGAGAGCATGGATTGCGCTTACCTTGGCACAGGGGACGGATACCATTTTGCTGGACGAACCTACGACCTATTTGGATTTGACGCATCAGATTGATGTCTTGGATTTACTGTACGAATTGAATGAACGCGAGCACCGTACCATCATTATGGTGCTGCATGATATTAATCTGGCCTGTCGCTATGCGCACCATATGGTCGCAATTAAGGATAATCGGATTTGGGCAGCCGGCAAGCCGGAGGAGATCGTGAATGCCGATCTGATGTCCTCGGTATTCGGCATGGAATGTGTGATATCGCAGGATCCGCTATTCGGCACACCGATGGTAATCCCGCATGGGCGAGGACGCAAACCTTTGGAAGTATAG